The sequence AGGGGCACACGCTCATCATCCCACGTCGGCATGTTGCGGACTATTTCGACCTGTACCATGCCGAGCGGAACGCCGTCGAACAGTTGCTCCACCAGTGCCGTGATGGTCTCAAGTCGGCGGATCAGGCAATTGATGGTTTCAATGTCGGCGCGAATGCAGGACAGTCAGCGGGACAGACGGTTTTCCACGTCCACATTCATCTGATCCCTCGACGAACAGGAGACATTGAGGAGCCACGGGGCGGGGTTCGTGGAGTTATTCCGAGCAAGCGCAATTACCGCCCAACGGAAGGGGCAAATTTAGATGCGCAAGCGTGACCTCAATCGTCCGAAACTCAGCCGCGACGAATACTTCCCGACGTAGGGCATTGTGATGGAAAGGCGGAAGATCGTCACCAAACGTGCGGGCAATAAAGGCTCCCCGGACTGGTTAATCGAAAAGGTAAACCGTCTTCTGGTGGCAGAAGCAGAGCCAGGGAAACAAGGCTACGAAGATGCCATCAAGATGTTTCCGGAAGGCACTCAACGGCTGATCCGCGAGGCAATGGAGCGAAAGGCGACCCCCGACATCAAGCAAGCTCGGCGAGGTTCGC comes from Magnetospirillum sp. WYHS-4 and encodes:
- a CDS encoding HIT domain-containing protein; its protein translation is MRDQRALEVDHILPRNKGGTDDVSNLQALCYRCNAEKRDRDDTDFAAVQASYATRKLDCPFCSIPNDRIIAENELAYAIRDAYPVTEGHTLIIPRRHVADYFDLYHAERNAVEQLLHQCRDGLKSADQAIDGFNVGANAGQSAGQTVFHVHIHLIPRRTGDIEEPRGGVRGVIPSKRNYRPTEGANLDAQA